A window of Bacteroidota bacterium contains these coding sequences:
- a CDS encoding response regulator transcription factor, with product MASKLSKKRILVVDDEPDIVEFIEYNLKGEGYEVYTAHDGLQALEVAKVAKPDLVLLDIMMPKMDGVEACRRLRELPEARHAYIVFLTARAEEYSELAGFDAGADDYITKPVRPRVLTSRLKALFRRGTEEDAVQEAGTLEVAGLRIVRDEFIVYRGDSPINLPKKEFELLYFLASKPGKVFSRETLLEKIWGNDVYVVPRTIDVHIRKLREKLGEQYIQTIKGVGYKFAG from the coding sequence ATGGCATCCAAGCTGTCGAAAAAGAGAATCCTGGTTGTAGACGATGAGCCAGACATCGTGGAGTTTATCGAGTACAACCTGAAGGGGGAGGGCTACGAGGTGTATACCGCCCACGATGGCCTGCAGGCTCTGGAGGTGGCCAAGGTAGCCAAGCCCGACCTGGTGCTGCTGGACATTATGATGCCCAAGATGGATGGTGTGGAGGCCTGCCGCCGCCTGCGTGAGCTGCCCGAGGCCCGTCATGCCTACATTGTCTTCCTCACTGCACGGGCAGAAGAGTACAGCGAGTTGGCTGGCTTTGATGCCGGTGCGGACGACTACATCACCAAACCCGTTCGCCCCCGCGTACTTACCAGCAGGCTGAAGGCCCTCTTTCGCCGGGGAACCGAGGAGGATGCAGTCCAGGAGGCCGGAACCCTGGAGGTAGCCGGCCTGCGCATTGTACGGGATGAGTTTATTGTATACCGGGGCGATAGCCCCATCAATCTGCCCAAGAAGGAGTTTGAGCTGCTGTACTTCTTGGCCAGTAAGCCTGGCAAGGTGTTTAGCCGCGAAACCCTGCTCGAAAAAATATGGGGGAACGACGTGTATGTAGTACCCCGTACCATAGACGTGCACATCCGCAAACTGCGCGAAAAGCTGGGTGAGCAGTATATCCAGACGATCAAGGGCGTTGGCTACAAGTTTGCCGGATGA
- a CDS encoding cell wall metabolism sensor histidine kinase WalK, producing the protein MRPLRHQTLTTFLLSLLLSAGLACLIYLYSGQLPWQLAVASSGLVLLVIGLALEVLLYGPARRMHRRLRTALGRNDGDGPRLHLAQPRGNPITALYGTILKATGAMRREYAELRKIEMFRREFLGDVSHELKTPIFAIQGFIETLLDGALEDKKVNRKFLRKALRNVFRLEALVQDLLTISQLETGELRMEMTEFKPYDLVLDVFETTTYKRKKEGQKAELRLRTNNLENQYVRGDRARISQVVENLVNNAIQYGRDEDAWVEVVLAMRGANGKRKMVIEVRDNGKGIAEEHLEHIFERFYRIDKSRSREMGGTGLGLSIVKYLLEAHGEEIEVESTLDVGTTFRFTLAPVIK; encoded by the coding sequence ATGAGGCCACTTAGGCACCAGACACTTACTACCTTTCTGCTTAGCCTGTTGCTATCTGCCGGGCTGGCTTGTTTGATCTATTTATACAGCGGACAGCTTCCTTGGCAGCTGGCTGTGGCGTCCTCCGGCCTGGTATTGCTGGTCATCGGCCTAGCGCTGGAGGTGCTGCTGTATGGTCCGGCCCGCCGTATGCACCGCCGCCTGCGTACTGCCCTGGGCCGCAATGACGGCGATGGCCCACGGCTGCACCTGGCACAGCCCCGGGGGAACCCCATCACCGCCCTGTATGGCACCATTCTGAAGGCCACCGGGGCCATGCGGCGCGAGTATGCCGAGCTGCGCAAGATCGAGATGTTTCGCCGAGAGTTTCTGGGCGACGTGAGCCACGAGCTAAAGACACCCATCTTTGCCATCCAGGGCTTTATCGAAACCCTGCTGGATGGCGCACTGGAAGACAAAAAGGTAAACCGCAAGTTTCTGCGCAAGGCACTACGCAATGTGTTTCGCCTGGAGGCACTGGTGCAGGACCTGCTGACCATCAGCCAGCTGGAGACGGGCGAACTGCGTATGGAGATGACGGAGTTCAAGCCCTACGACCTGGTGCTAGACGTGTTTGAAACCACCACCTACAAGCGCAAAAAGGAGGGCCAAAAGGCCGAGCTACGCCTCCGCACCAATAACCTGGAGAATCAATACGTAAGGGGCGACCGCGCCCGCATCAGCCAGGTTGTTGAAAACCTGGTAAACAATGCCATCCAGTATGGCCGGGATGAGGATGCCTGGGTGGAAGTGGTGCTGGCCATGCGGGGTGCCAACGGTAAGCGCAAGATGGTGATAGAGGTGCGAGACAATGGCAAGGGCATAGCCGAGGAGCACCTGGAGCACATATTCGAGCGCTTCTATCGCATAGACAAAAGCCGAAGCCGAGAGATGGGCGGCACGGGCCTGGGCCTCAGTATTGTGAAATACCTGCTGGAGGCACACGGGGAAGAAATAGAAGTGGAGAGCACACTGGACGTAGGCACTACCTTCCGCTTTACCCTGGCCCCCGTTATTAAGTGA
- a CDS encoding NADH-quinone oxidoreductase subunit I translates to MATHIKTAPADERRLNWWQQLYFPEIFKGMWFSFKHMFRKQVTMQYPEVKPQLGPEFRGRPVLVEEHNQERCVACGLCARACPPLAISMQAAETQDIKERYPARFEIDMLRCIYCGLCEEVCPEEAIVMSEEYDLVFHTRDSAIMDKAKLLVSKEKLQPRLDWLRKKRNPNYGEVYAHQHENNHHSVRNRP, encoded by the coding sequence ATGGCAACACACATAAAGACCGCACCGGCTGATGAGCGCCGCCTGAACTGGTGGCAGCAACTGTATTTTCCGGAGATCTTTAAGGGCATGTGGTTCTCCTTCAAGCACATGTTTCGCAAGCAGGTAACCATGCAGTACCCCGAGGTGAAGCCGCAGCTGGGCCCCGAGTTTCGCGGGCGCCCGGTGCTGGTGGAGGAGCACAACCAGGAACGCTGCGTGGCCTGCGGCCTGTGCGCCCGCGCCTGCCCCCCTCTGGCTATCAGCATGCAGGCAGCCGAAACCCAGGACATTAAGGAACGCTACCCTGCCCGCTTTGAGATAGACATGCTCCGCTGCATCTACTGCGGCCTGTGCGAAGAAGTGTGCCCCGAGGAGGCTATTGTGATGAGCGAGGAGTACGACCTCGTTTTCCACACCCGCGACAGCGCCATTATGGACAAAGCCAAGCTGCTGGTAAGCAAGGAAAAACTACAGCCCCGCCTGGACTGGCTACGCAAAAAGCGTAATCCCAACTACGGCGAGGTGTATGCACACCAGCACGAAAACAACCACCACTCCGTACGCAACCGCCCCTAG
- a CDS encoding sulfite exporter TauE/SafE family protein, producing MEYLILILIGLAGGLLSGLFGIGGGLVMVPLMVFFLHYGQKEAQGTSLALLTLPVAFVGAYQYYRAGYAQPRSALIMAVGFMLGVFVSSRLATALPAQLQLGQLVISSPSRRLFALLMIVMGFYILLKK from the coding sequence ATGGAGTACCTGATACTGATCCTTATTGGCCTGGCAGGTGGCCTGCTCAGCGGCCTGTTCGGCATAGGCGGCGGGCTGGTAATGGTGCCCCTCATGGTGTTTTTTTTGCACTATGGGCAGAAGGAAGCACAGGGCACCAGCCTGGCCCTGCTCACCCTGCCTGTGGCCTTCGTAGGTGCCTACCAGTATTACCGGGCGGGCTATGCCCAGCCCCGCTCAGCCCTCATCATGGCCGTAGGCTTTATGCTGGGCGTGTTTGTTTCCAGCAGGCTGGCCACCGCCCTGCCTGCCCAGCTACAGCTGGGTCAGCTGGTCATTAGCTCCCCATCCAGGCGGCTGTTTGCCTTGCTGATGATTGTGATGGGGTTCTACATCTTGCTGAAAAAATAG
- a CDS encoding RluA family pseudouridine synthase: protein MESPLAPRILYEDNHLLAVCKPGGMLSQGDESGDKSVFDWARDYLKTTYHKPGEVYLALLHRLDRPVGGVQLLAKTGKAAARLSKDWQAHQVQKTYWAVVHGVPPETTGTLTHWLRKLPDKNIVRAYKNPGQGAKEAVLNYRLLARVGDHSLLEVVPRTGRQHQIRVQLAAMGCPIVGDVKYGKSDFLPDRSIALWSRQLRITHPTLKEVRTFTAEPPALAVWRPFASQGKGS from the coding sequence ATGGAAAGCCCCCTAGCCCCCCGCATCCTGTACGAAGATAATCACCTGCTGGCCGTGTGCAAGCCAGGGGGCATGCTGAGCCAGGGGGACGAGAGCGGAGACAAAAGCGTGTTTGACTGGGCGCGGGACTACCTGAAAACAACCTACCACAAGCCCGGGGAGGTGTACCTAGCACTGCTGCACCGGCTGGACCGGCCGGTGGGGGGTGTGCAGCTGCTGGCCAAGACGGGCAAGGCTGCTGCCCGGCTGAGCAAGGACTGGCAGGCCCACCAGGTGCAGAAGACCTACTGGGCGGTGGTGCATGGTGTGCCGCCCGAAACCACCGGCACCCTGACGCACTGGCTACGCAAACTACCCGACAAGAACATTGTACGGGCCTACAAGAACCCGGGCCAGGGGGCCAAAGAGGCCGTGCTGAACTACCGGCTGCTGGCACGCGTAGGAGACCATAGCCTGCTGGAGGTGGTGCCACGCACCGGCCGCCAGCACCAGATACGCGTGCAGCTGGCAGCCATGGGTTGCCCCATTGTGGGGGACGTAAAGTATGGTAAGTCGGACTTCCTGCCCGATCGATCCATTGCCCTGTGGAGCCGGCAGCTCCGCATTACCCACCCTACGCTGAAGGAGGTGCGCACCTTTACGGCCGAGCCGCCTGCCCTGGCGGTGTGGAGACCCTTTGCAAGCCAGGGCAAAGGCAGCTAG
- a CDS encoding cytochrome c maturation protein CcmE — protein sequence MKTRNIFLLVLIAVAFAWLLTDLLSSASRYSDFESARGQQAEVHVIGTWVRRTEKDFRPEDNYYSFYMQDTLGQQAQVVYRKGTLGDMSQAERMDVVGKWEGNAFVASKIHLKCPSKYNNAGPETTVQGPNPSRTE from the coding sequence ATGAAAACGCGCAATATTTTTCTGCTGGTGCTGATCGCGGTGGCCTTTGCCTGGCTACTGACGGACCTGCTAAGCTCTGCCAGCCGCTATAGCGACTTTGAGTCGGCACGCGGCCAGCAGGCCGAGGTTCACGTTATTGGCACCTGGGTGCGCCGGACCGAGAAGGACTTTCGCCCGGAAGACAACTACTACAGCTTCTATATGCAAGATACCCTGGGCCAGCAGGCACAGGTGGTGTACCGCAAGGGCACCCTGGGAGATATGAGCCAGGCTGAGCGCATGGATGTGGTGGGCAAGTGGGAGGGCAATGCCTTTGTGGCCAGCAAGATCCACCTGAAGTGCCCCAGCAAGTACAACAATGCCGGGCCAGAAACCACCGTACAGGGCCCTAACCCCAGCCGCACCGAATGA
- the ccsA gene encoding cytochrome c biogenesis protein CcsA, protein MTAGTWGFLLSDLAFVSAVLAAVAYGLACTRPAAQASWQRFGHVSFGLHALSVIGILALLWGMIFSRQYQYAYVYDHSSNSLPPQYIVASLWEGQEGSFLLWMFWHALLGLLLMWRAGRWRPGVLAVISSVQAVLASMILGVSVGPALAQWGLALLALFLLGLLLWPYRSWPLRMPRSTQGIDYFSVVPVAAGVVCTLLLVALFRGQTAWWSLALQGSPAHLLQLLLLLALLGLLILGYRRGQLSMHILASGLALAALSYVLGHVQPGAFKVGSSPFLTLAQAFPANEMLQRQPGFVPPDGEGLNALLQNYWMVIHPPTLFLGFASTVVAFAYVLTGLWQRRYAEWIAPASPWALFSVMILGVGIIMGGYWAYETLNFGGYWNWDPVENSSLVPWLVGVGGLHAMLSYRKSKRNLRMAMILMSATFVLVLYSTFLTRSGILGETSVHSFTDLGLSGQLLLLLGVYFSGVILLFVQHWRHIPTGPRSTSVYSREFFLFLAAIVLSFTAIEILLVTSIPVLNAIFGTRMAPPGEVQYFYYRWNVWFGLLIALLSAIGQFFYWTKIEKATLQKALFRPFLLAALCTVLVMVLIWQGGWEFAFQEKYRAALAAARDQGLWAQVRAYLNTAILVFADDLLLFAALFTLLANGTIILRLLRRSRRNLRHTGGSLAHIGFGLMLLGILFSSGYEQMLSINLNPAQLEAGMGADQARTNVVLAREKPVDIRGYRLVYRGVRTAQPPFSNYRLITAADDIARIGFTDATGEDFGVSLPVPYFLKERANGAGDAHALESYLNFDKIAYYVSNQAPMLPLEMLNGRKLYTVDFYPLDYGPSGAVEVQYGRAFRLFPEAEPQGEDGIIAHPDRAIFIDKDIYTHVTGRPGEADSKLEWELVQPEVALSADSGVVVDGIRLQVGRPERLPTPDNFGPHELLTHLPVTARTEDSSWTVYPKLMINKQTGIVTMVDAWLPQLDWRVRFSGVATEADQYRIAVAERKPQQDYVILNARSKPWVNLLWLGTVVMTLGFLLAIWRRLGELHPRDKGPAQPPTEREPEPRPATPRPA, encoded by the coding sequence ATGACCGCCGGCACCTGGGGTTTCCTGCTCAGCGACCTCGCCTTTGTATCGGCTGTGCTGGCAGCCGTGGCCTATGGCCTGGCCTGCACACGGCCTGCCGCACAGGCATCCTGGCAGCGCTTTGGCCATGTCAGCTTTGGGCTGCATGCGCTCTCGGTTATCGGCATCCTGGCCCTGCTCTGGGGCATGATTTTTAGCCGGCAGTACCAGTATGCCTACGTGTATGACCACAGCAGCAATAGCCTGCCCCCGCAGTACATAGTGGCTAGCCTGTGGGAGGGGCAGGAGGGCAGCTTCCTGCTCTGGATGTTCTGGCATGCCCTACTTGGCCTCCTGCTCATGTGGCGGGCCGGGCGCTGGCGGCCCGGGGTGCTGGCTGTCATCAGCAGCGTGCAGGCTGTGCTGGCCAGCATGATACTGGGCGTAAGTGTAGGCCCAGCCCTGGCGCAGTGGGGCCTGGCCCTGCTGGCACTTTTTCTGCTTGGCCTCTTGCTGTGGCCCTATCGCAGCTGGCCGCTGCGTATGCCGCGCAGTACGCAGGGCATCGACTATTTCAGTGTGGTGCCGGTGGCTGCCGGGGTGGTGTGCACACTTTTGCTCGTGGCACTATTCCGGGGTCAGACGGCGTGGTGGAGCCTGGCACTACAGGGTAGCCCCGCTCACCTGCTTCAGCTCCTCCTCCTGCTTGCCCTGCTCGGGCTACTGATACTGGGCTATAGGCGGGGCCAGCTTTCCATGCACATCCTGGCCTCGGGGCTGGCACTTGCAGCGCTCAGCTATGTGCTGGGGCATGTGCAGCCCGGCGCCTTCAAGGTTGGGAGCAGTCCCTTTCTTACCCTTGCCCAGGCCTTTCCGGCCAATGAGATGCTACAGCGGCAGCCCGGCTTTGTGCCACCAGACGGCGAGGGCCTGAATGCCCTGCTACAAAACTACTGGATGGTCATCCATCCGCCTACCCTCTTCCTGGGCTTTGCCAGCACGGTAGTGGCCTTTGCCTACGTACTTACAGGCCTGTGGCAGCGCAGGTATGCCGAGTGGATAGCCCCGGCCAGCCCCTGGGCCCTCTTCTCGGTCATGATCCTGGGGGTAGGCATCATCATGGGTGGCTACTGGGCTTATGAGACGCTGAACTTTGGCGGCTACTGGAACTGGGACCCCGTGGAAAACAGCAGCCTGGTACCCTGGCTGGTGGGCGTGGGTGGCCTGCATGCCATGCTCAGCTACCGCAAGAGCAAGCGCAACCTGCGGATGGCCATGATCCTGATGAGTGCCACCTTTGTGCTGGTACTTTACAGTACTTTCCTTACGCGCTCGGGCATATTGGGCGAAACCAGCGTGCACAGTTTTACCGACCTGGGCCTCAGTGGCCAGCTGCTGCTGCTGCTGGGGGTATACTTTAGCGGGGTTATCCTGCTGTTTGTGCAGCACTGGCGCCACATCCCCACCGGGCCACGCTCCACCAGCGTATACAGCCGCGAGTTCTTCCTCTTCCTGGCGGCCATTGTGCTCAGCTTCACCGCCATCGAGATCCTGCTGGTTACCAGCATACCGGTGCTAAACGCCATCTTTGGCACCCGGATGGCCCCTCCCGGCGAGGTGCAGTACTTCTACTATCGCTGGAATGTGTGGTTTGGCCTGCTCATAGCCCTGCTTTCGGCCATAGGTCAATTTTTCTACTGGACCAAAATCGAGAAGGCAACCCTGCAAAAGGCGCTTTTCCGGCCCTTCTTGCTCGCGGCCCTGTGCACGGTACTGGTTATGGTGCTTATCTGGCAGGGCGGCTGGGAGTTTGCCTTTCAGGAAAAGTACCGTGCTGCCCTGGCTGCTGCCCGAGATCAGGGTCTGTGGGCCCAGGTTCGCGCCTACCTGAATACGGCCATACTTGTTTTTGCGGATGACTTGCTGCTCTTTGCCGCGCTCTTTACCCTGCTGGCCAATGGCACCATCATCCTGCGCCTGCTGCGCCGCAGCCGCCGAAACCTGCGCCACACAGGGGGTAGCCTGGCACACATCGGCTTTGGCCTGATGCTGCTGGGTATCCTCTTCAGCAGTGGTTATGAGCAGATGCTCTCCATCAACCTGAACCCGGCCCAGCTGGAGGCAGGCATGGGGGCAGACCAGGCACGTACCAACGTGGTGCTGGCACGGGAGAAACCCGTAGACATCCGGGGCTACAGGCTGGTGTACCGGGGGGTACGCACGGCGCAGCCCCCATTCTCAAACTATCGACTCATTACGGCAGCAGATGACATTGCCCGCATTGGTTTTACGGACGCTACGGGCGAGGACTTTGGCGTGTCGCTACCCGTACCCTATTTCCTGAAAGAGCGGGCAAACGGTGCCGGAGACGCGCATGCGCTGGAGAGTTATCTGAACTTTGACAAGATTGCCTACTATGTGAGCAATCAGGCTCCCATGCTGCCGCTGGAGATGCTGAATGGGCGCAAGCTGTATACCGTAGACTTCTACCCGCTGGACTATGGCCCCAGTGGCGCGGTGGAGGTGCAGTACGGCCGTGCATTCCGGCTTTTCCCCGAGGCTGAGCCGCAGGGCGAGGACGGCATCATAGCCCACCCAGACAGGGCCATATTTATCGATAAGGACATCTATACCCACGTAACGGGCCGCCCGGGCGAGGCGGATAGCAAGCTGGAGTGGGAACTGGTGCAGCCGGAGGTGGCCCTGTCTGCCGACAGTGGGGTGGTGGTGGATGGCATCCGCCTACAGGTAGGTAGGCCGGAGCGCCTACCCACACCCGACAACTTTGGCCCCCATGAGCTACTGACCCACCTGCCCGTAACAGCCCGTACGGAAGACAGCAGCTGGACGGTGTACCCCAAGCTGATGATCAATAAGCAAACGGGTATCGTAACCATGGTGGATGCCTGGCTGCCACAGCTGGACTGGCGCGTGCGCTTCTCTGGCGTGGCCACCGAGGCCGACCAGTACCGCATAGCCGTGGCGGAGCGCAAACCCCAGCAAGACTACGTCATCCTGAATGCGCGTAGCAAGCCCTGGGTAAACCTGCTGTGGCTGGGTACGGTGGTGATGACCCTGGGCTTCCTGCTGGCCATCTGGCGCAGGCTGGGCGAACTGCACCCCCGGGACAAAGGGCCTGCACAACCCCCCACCGAGCGCGAGCCAGAACCCCGCCCGGCTACCCCCCGGCCTGCATGA
- a CDS encoding DUF2520 domain-containing protein, whose translation MMGGHRLTLIGAGGLAHSLAHAFVQRSPHQVVQVLSRTGTTAELLVRQLPAARAGDMRQAVHTGVQAVLLCVPDGQIVTLAHALAPQLQAMPGPPLLLHCAGSVPLSALAAAYPGPVGVLYPLQTFSRGRAVDWDPIPLFLEANAGGADLLRQLATGLRPAACHWIDSEQRAQLHLGAVFAANFVNALIAQAARIAAPIGLGDQPHRLYLPLVEEVVAKLHSLSPKQAQTGPASRGDAHTLAQHDARLRLLAPELAELYRLMSQLIQDSSMET comes from the coding sequence ATGATGGGCGGCCACCGGCTCACGCTCATCGGGGCGGGTGGCCTGGCCCATAGCCTGGCTCACGCCTTTGTGCAGCGTAGCCCTCATCAGGTAGTGCAGGTGCTGAGCCGAACAGGCACCACGGCCGAGCTGCTGGTACGGCAGCTACCCGCCGCCCGCGCCGGAGACATGCGGCAGGCCGTGCACACAGGGGTGCAGGCGGTCCTGCTCTGCGTGCCAGATGGCCAAATCGTCACCCTGGCCCATGCCCTGGCCCCACAGCTGCAAGCCATGCCTGGGCCACCCCTGCTGCTGCACTGCGCCGGTTCCGTGCCACTATCGGCACTGGCGGCAGCCTATCCGGGGCCGGTGGGGGTACTGTACCCCCTGCAAACTTTCAGCCGAGGCCGTGCGGTAGACTGGGATCCGATTCCACTCTTTCTGGAGGCTAATGCCGGCGGCGCAGACCTGCTCCGGCAGCTGGCCACGGGCCTGCGCCCTGCTGCCTGCCACTGGATAGACAGCGAGCAGCGTGCCCAGCTGCACCTGGGAGCTGTTTTTGCCGCCAATTTTGTGAATGCCCTAATTGCCCAGGCGGCACGCATAGCGGCCCCCATCGGGCTGGGCGATCAGCCGCACAGACTATACCTGCCCCTGGTGGAGGAGGTGGTGGCCAAACTGCATAGCCTAAGCCCGAAGCAGGCGCAGACGGGGCCAGCAAGCCGGGGCGATGCCCATACCCTGGCACAACACGATGCCCGGCTCCGCCTGCTGGCCCCGGAGCTGGCTGAGCTGTACCGCCTGATGAGCCAGCTTATCCAGGATTCATCAATGGAAACGTGA
- the asnB gene encoding asparagine synthase (glutamine-hydrolyzing) produces the protein MCGIAGWFAFKPEAPGLPTAAQLGQAVLRLRHRGPDHQNQLVAGRVGLGHARLSILDLSTGAHQPMLSPDGRYAIVFNGEVFNHQALAEMLQRRGVHLHTRSDTEVLLQLFIQEGRNCLPMLNGFFAFAIYDREEQSLFLARDRYGIKPLYLHQDAVALRFGSELGALAALGMPYQIDQAALACYFRLNYLPPHSSLVRQVQQLPPGHFAYLQHNTMLVEQWYRLPLAPTQPEPGYTQAQEKLLLLLEDAVKQRLVADVPVGVFLSGGIDSSSITALAARHTSHLHTFSIGFEDKLYDETPYAQAVARMYRTEHTVFTLGAEDLYAELDDMLNSLQEPFADASALNLYLLSRRTKEHVTVALSGDGADELFGGYSKHLGEVYSRQGSLRNKLLRSLSPVLQRLPAHRHSARGRRLYQLQRYAAGLRRPPAERYLAWAAVAEKDWVAKLLVQPADEAELLAPYVAHFSPAGDLNEVLGADMQLVLGGDMLVKTDRMSMAHGLEVRVPFLDYRVVDYVMGLPVHYKVLGQQRKRLLQDAMRPLLPPQLYNRPKQGFEVPLRSWYLGPMRSYIEQKLLDEEALRAQGLFHIAPLRQLWQRIVHGQSTREEWTLWAFIVFQHWHRRTLATQA, from the coding sequence ATGTGTGGCATAGCCGGATGGTTTGCCTTTAAGCCCGAGGCCCCCGGCCTCCCTACGGCCGCCCAGCTCGGGCAGGCAGTGCTGCGCCTGCGCCACCGGGGGCCCGACCATCAAAATCAACTGGTAGCGGGCCGTGTAGGCCTGGGTCACGCCCGCCTGAGCATCCTGGACCTCAGCACCGGGGCCCACCAGCCCATGCTAAGCCCTGATGGCCGCTATGCCATTGTCTTCAACGGCGAGGTCTTTAACCATCAGGCACTGGCAGAGATGCTACAAAGGCGGGGGGTGCACCTGCACACTCGGTCGGACACAGAGGTTTTGCTCCAGCTATTCATACAGGAGGGGAGAAACTGCCTGCCAATGCTGAATGGCTTTTTTGCGTTCGCCATCTATGACCGCGAGGAGCAAAGCCTCTTTCTGGCACGAGATCGCTATGGCATTAAGCCCCTATACCTGCACCAGGATGCGGTAGCCCTACGCTTTGGTAGCGAGCTGGGTGCCCTGGCAGCCCTGGGCATGCCCTACCAGATAGACCAGGCTGCGCTTGCCTGCTATTTCCGCCTAAACTACTTGCCCCCACACAGTAGCCTAGTCCGGCAGGTGCAGCAGCTACCCCCGGGGCACTTTGCCTACCTGCAGCACAATACCATGCTGGTAGAGCAGTGGTACCGGCTGCCCCTGGCACCCACACAGCCAGAACCTGGCTATACCCAAGCCCAGGAAAAGCTGCTGCTGCTGCTAGAGGATGCAGTGAAACAGCGCCTGGTGGCGGATGTACCGGTGGGCGTATTCTTGAGCGGGGGTATAGACAGCAGCAGCATCACGGCCCTGGCCGCCCGGCATACATCACATCTGCACACCTTCTCCATCGGGTTTGAGGACAAGCTGTACGACGAAACCCCCTATGCGCAGGCCGTGGCACGCATGTACCGCACCGAGCATACGGTCTTTACCCTTGGCGCAGAGGACTTGTATGCCGAGCTGGACGACATGCTGAACAGCCTGCAAGAACCCTTTGCCGATGCTAGCGCACTGAACCTATATCTGCTAAGCCGCCGTACCAAGGAGCACGTAACCGTAGCCCTGAGTGGCGACGGGGCGGATGAACTGTTTGGCGGCTACAGCAAGCACTTGGGCGAGGTGTACAGCCGGCAGGGCAGCCTGAGGAACAAGCTGCTGCGCAGCCTGAGCCCGGTGCTGCAGCGGCTGCCTGCCCATCGCCACAGCGCGCGGGGCCGTAGGCTATACCAGCTGCAGCGCTATGCTGCCGGGCTGCGCAGGCCACCCGCCGAGCGCTACCTGGCCTGGGCCGCCGTGGCCGAAAAAGATTGGGTGGCGAAGCTGCTGGTCCAGCCGGCCGATGAGGCAGAACTGCTGGCACCCTATGTAGCACACTTCAGTCCGGCGGGAGACCTGAACGAAGTGCTGGGGGCAGACATGCAGCTGGTGCTGGGGGGAGACATGCTGGTAAAGACCGACCGCATGAGCATGGCGCACGGCCTGGAGGTACGCGTACCGTTTCTGGACTATCGGGTAGTGGACTATGTAATGGGCCTACCCGTGCACTACAAGGTGCTGGGGCAGCAGCGCAAGCGCCTGCTGCAAGATGCCATGCGCCCCCTGCTACCGCCCCAGCTGTACAACCGGCCCAAGCAGGGCTTTGAGGTGCCCCTACGCAGCTGGTACCTGGGGCCCATGCGCAGCTATATAGAGCAGAAACTGCTGGACGAGGAAGCCCTGCGGGCGCAGGGGCTCTTCCACATAGCACCACTGCGGCAGCTGTGGCAGCGCATCGTGCACGGACAATCTACCCGAGAGGAGTGGACACTCTGGGCATTTATTGTGTTTCAGCACTGGCACCGGCGTACATTGGCCACCCAGGCTTAG
- a CDS encoding glycosyltransferase family 4 protein, whose product MFFYRPGHHVAKLGALLSHYWQRRSELREIKTYDLVFIFREALLTRHTFFERGVARAGVPILFDLDDAIWLPNVSQANRRFGFLKDPEKTHRILPLASLVFAGNSYLADHVRAYNPNVWIVPTTIDTDLHKPGRSENNAADAPIVIGWSGSHTTLPHFRLVEPALAHIKQQYGSRVRFVVMGDAGYQNEELGIQGLAWSEKAEVPTLNSFDIGIMPLPDDEWSKGKCGLKALAYMAMETATVASPVGVNTEIIQHGQNGLLASSQADWVHQLSRLIEDAELRKRLGRAARQTVIERYSVHSQRDRYLQAFRQLTEKKTLAPT is encoded by the coding sequence GTGTTCTTTTATCGCCCAGGACACCATGTCGCCAAACTGGGTGCTCTACTCAGTCACTATTGGCAACGCCGTTCGGAGCTTAGAGAGATAAAAACCTATGATCTTGTCTTTATATTCAGAGAGGCCCTACTCACCCGCCACACCTTCTTTGAGCGGGGTGTGGCGCGGGCAGGGGTGCCTATTCTTTTCGATCTGGACGATGCCATCTGGCTGCCCAACGTAAGCCAGGCCAACCGCCGCTTCGGCTTCCTGAAGGACCCAGAAAAAACCCATCGTATACTACCCCTTGCAAGCTTGGTCTTTGCCGGAAATTCGTATCTGGCAGACCATGTACGTGCCTACAACCCCAACGTGTGGATCGTGCCCACCACCATTGATACCGATCTGCACAAACCTGGCCGAAGCGAGAATAATGCCGCCGATGCGCCCATCGTAATTGGCTGGAGCGGCAGCCACACCACTCTCCCCCACTTCCGCCTGGTAGAGCCTGCACTGGCTCATATCAAGCAGCAGTATGGCAGTAGAGTACGGTTTGTGGTAATGGGAGATGCTGGCTACCAAAACGAGGAGCTAGGTATACAGGGGTTGGCATGGAGTGAGAAGGCAGAGGTACCTACGCTCAATTCCTTTGATATTGGCATCATGCCCCTGCCTGACGATGAATGGAGCAAAGGTAAGTGTGGACTTAAGGCCCTGGCCTATATGGCCATGGAGACGGCCACCGTTGCCTCGCCCGTGGGGGTAAATACCGAGATCATTCAACATGGGCAAAATGGCCTGCTGGCTAGTAGCCAGGCGGACTGGGTACACCAGCTGAGCCGCCTGATAGAGGATGCCGAGCTGCGCAAACGCCTGGGCCGGGCAGCACGCCAGACGGTGATTGAGCGATATTCGGTACATTCACAGCGTGATCGTTACCTGCAGGCCTTTCGGCAACTAACGGAAAAGAAAACACTGGCCCCAACCTAA